The DNA region CGACGAGGATTGGGAGGTGGTGTGGGGCGAGTCGGTCGCTTCGCGGGTCGCCAGCGGTAGGTCCGGTTCGCGGAGCGACGCCTGCCCCTCCTGCAGCCCGGGCGACAGTTGCTCCGGTGGCGGGTTCGTTGCTTGTGGCCGGTGCTGCTGTGGTGACGTCGGCGTCTGGACCGCGCCCGCACCGGACGGGTCCCGCAGGTCCCGGCTGGCCGCCATCGTCAGCTCCACCGGGCTGAGCCGCTCGGGCAGCTGCTCGTCGTCCGAGTCGGGCGCGATGCGCTTCCGGTTGTGCGGTGCCATGTACTGCGATCGTACGCTTAGGCGGGGCGGCGTGGCCGCCTGGTCGGGCGCGATCGCATCGTAGCCGAGGTAGCTGGCGGCCGACCGGTGGTGGCCGGCCGGTTGCTGCTCCTTGCCCAGATTGCGCAGCATCGCCACCACCGGGATCAGGTCGAGATGTTCGGCGGCGGCCACCACGTTCTCCAGATCGCCGTCGAAGATGGTCGCCTCGCCGTAGTAGAGGAACTGCATGATGATGCGCATCACGTGCGGCGAGACATCTTTCAGCACCACtggaggaagagacagaacatcagagagagagagagagagagagagagagagcggacATCAGAAGCCGTGGTTCCAAGTGGTCGCCGGACTTGCCGGACACGTGGCCGTACGAGCCCTAATCAGTAACACAATGTGGCACCAACATGTAGGTATGTATATCGAAACACAATCGGTCTATATTCGCcctaccccctcctccccgcaagcacgcacccgcGCGTGATATCGAAGAATGATAAATCTGTTTAGCAGTAATCCCGCGGGGACACACTTCATTTCGCTGATATCAGTTTAATATACGTGTGATAGCCGGTGGGCCGTCTCAAATGCACGCAGCACTCCACCCGGCCTGGCCCTGCCGCAGACGAAGACGGACGGgccggggggagggggggggggttggccCCGGGAAGCGAATGAAATGATAATGCTACTCTGCGATGCTTTGCCCACCCGTTCGGGGACCCGGGCGTTACCGATGTCCTCAGGATAGTTGCCCTACAGCCCGGGTGTGCCTGTCGAACGCTTGATAACTTCTGTTACCCAATTGATGCCGATACACACGGCGTTTGCCTTTTGCCTCGGGTTCGGTTCGGTCGCCTCCGCCGTTTATCAAAGTGTGAACCTTACCAGCGATATCAGCCAATTTATCTACACACTTCGGAGCCTTTATCTCAAAGGCTAAGGCGATAATTTGTACAATTGAACCATCGCAACAAGTGTACAAAGATACGCacgccagcacacacacacacacacacagacacgaaATTTAAGAAGGGCTCAGAGAAGTTACCTTTCCCCTCGCTTTTCCCCGGGAGCCCTGAGAAAATGCGTCTCCCTGCACCCCGTATCAGGCGCTTTCGGGACGGCGGGGCGGCGCAGCAACTATAGTTATGCGTGTACAACACGATAAGTAACACGACAGGCGCATCAGGCAGGGGAGCGGCgacgggggaggggggaggcgCGCGTATCATTTGCCTCGAAAGAAGACATGATAATCTATCTGTGAATGATTTGTAATGGAAGATGTTTTCCCGTGTATCGGCCGCACACATTGGGCGATACAGATAGGCGCGCCTGGGTTCGCCCAATACACGCTTGTTTGGTAGGAAGATATAGGAATAGGATAGATAGGACGGTTACCCCTGCAGCCCGGACGGTAACGTACCGTGCGCTAGGATATGCGTCAGTGTTTGCCGCAGTTGTGCATTGATGTTGTGCAGCGCTCAGCTCAAAGCGGTTAGTTGAGGTGACAACTTTAACTGCAAACTCCACAAAGATCAGCCACAACTGTTCCACATATGACGCATGGTGAATGACTATAGCTCGCGCCAACGATCGTTGAGGATCGTTTGGTCCTAGGCGTTCCGTAGCCAGATATGAGCTTAGCTCTTTGTGACTAATCCGATTTGCGCATCGGTAAGATGTTTATTGATGCGCATGATGCGCTCCTTATAGAGATTAAAATCAAGGCCAAATAAACAGTTTAATCGAAGAAAGGCAATGCAAAATTGCTAAAGGAAGATGCTCTAAAAATACATATTCTATGGATATTTCCAAAATTTCCCAATTCTTGTAGAAAGCTCATTCATTTCGATGCGATAGTTCCAACAGCTCTACATCATTGAAATTATGCATTTCTAGCACTGAATTTCTAGCTTCAGCTAGCTACCAACTTGAAAGCATTCGAATGAATTTCAACCACTCGTGAACGACACTTTTGAATTTTCCAACTCTTCGCCACATAACAAAGTAAGGTTTTATTGTCATTTTTCAAAAGAACCTTCGTTGCAACTGTAAATCTACGCTACTGTGATAAATTTTACAGCATAGTACTGCAATGTGACTgctctgtgcgtgtgtatgtgtgtaactGTTCGAAGTACTGGTTCAAACACTTTCGCACAAGTGCGAACGTGTGGTATCCGATTCTGCAAATTGACTATTGGCCCACTCCAATAAATGACGTCACAACGCAATTAAACTTCACAAAATTGAACTTAACAATtgcaacatttaaaaaaaaaacttaccagttgtgtttgtttcattttgtgagaaaattttatgaaaatatggGCTCACGCTGGCCAGTAAAAACCGGTGCGCCCGGAACAGCTCGCCCTCGCACACGATCGTACAATCCTCGTACGCGTGGAGGTGCAGTATATCTTTCACCGTACCGTACAGCTCTTCGAAATGTTTCTTCCACAACACTTGCTGCATGTTGAAGGAAGTGGCACTTTttccacgaaaaaaaaacaacaaaactagCTGCCCGCAACCGAACACTAAGTGCCGGTGATAACCGTCCAATCCGGTCGAAAACTTTTACGAAACTGAACGGTCCGCGTTCAAACGCACAATAACACTTGCTCGTACTAATACGGGGATGGGTGAGCGggggatttttagtacaaacaGCGCAACTGTGCTTGGGCCGGCGAACGGCAGGCGTGTCGCACCCGCTCTGATCTGTCACTTTGACAGTAcgggttgctgttgtttgttgacCTATGCATGGATATACAACCGTGTACAACATTTATTGGCAATGTAGGACCGCTATTTCCATCAAATTCGCTCCATGTTGtaagcaaaaattaaattatattcaAATGTAATTAAAGGTAGCACAGTGGTTGAAGATTGTCAGGACAAAATTTCTGTGTACATAATTCTTAATACCGATTTCGCCCATAGTACCGTCCCCGCAATGTGACTGTAACGTAACCGCTTAATGGCATCTGTCAACGACACCATAACAATCCGCATGTCCAAACAAAAGGTACGATCAGCTTGGCGAGCATATCATGAACAGCTTGACAATTTATCGAGAAAGCAGCAGTCATCATTTTGCaccaattaaattaataacaatTGTACGGGTTTAACTGCATTGATAATTTTGTATGCaatcaatattaaaatatttttttagctATAGTAGCCGGTTTGAAGATTTTAAGGCCCCCTACCATCTCTTCTTAATTTTATTACCGAAGCCCCTGAAATTGTTATTTCATGTTGAAGAACATCTATTTGTTCCAATGGACAATGTCTTTCGCTATTAATATAACTTGGCCTTGACgttattttccaaaatatAAATTCTTAATAAGACAACTCTAGGCCACATTTTCTTAAGAATAGGCATTTTATGTTAACAAATCCGTTCCAAAGGCATCCGCCCAAGTCGAATATTACGATTTTCAGCTACAGAACCAACTTGAAACTTGAAAATAATTGTTAGaaattgatagtttttatttgACTTAGCAGTTCAATCCACAAATCTTTTACATTAATACGATTAATGTAGAAAATATGGTAAGGCAGCGGTCAGAACTTCGCCGCATGCAATTTTGCCGCaagcttttgtatgggatttgacgttAATGACAGCTCTTGCGAATCTGCCGCATGCGGCtatgcggcaaaatcaaaatcattcgattttgccgcatcgccgcatgtgattttatttcagatgtcaaatgcctaaaatcatatcaatgaatgattatctttataaagaaacaacaaaatatcattataatacagtggagcgccgtttatccgggtaccttttatccggctttccgtttatccgtgctattgagaaatgacagttcaatacaaaggtgacattgcgttatgaggaggatatttgaaaaagcggttataagatcACATTCTCATAACAAAAGACACGATAATTCAAggtaaatttcaaatattctcattggaaagACATGTAGTTATTAAAAACGGggttattttatcaaaaaattagataattttccaaaaattaataaggaattggtgataaaatatattatttgactcattatccgtgcttttcgcttatccgggcgagggtaagtcccgagaagcccggataaacggcgctccactgtacctTGAATAGCTAGAAAATTGCGAAAACTCTTTtcttgccgcatgcggcaaaatcgcatgcggcgaagTTCTGACCTAATTTAGACATTTTGATGCTTTTAACATATTAaccaaatattgtttttttttttacttgacCCTTTCCTGGGGCAATTTGTATTCAAATAATACAACTGCCAATTTTATAAAACCTCTTATCTCTCAATCCACGCAAATCAAGAATTGTAACCCGGGAAAACTTCTTCTTTTAATTCTGTGCTCGGGAACACAGtacaattttttttgcatagcagctaagcgtaaacaaacataaacttCAGCTGTCACAGCATCTGTCATGAACGGCTGGTCAAAGGGATTATGAGCCAACCCAATGCGCCGTTTGATTTCGCCTCAAAACCGTCAATCAAATATGGCCGCTCGTTTCGCCCCATAGCGGTTTTGATTGATTCTGAAAAAAATAGCCATTTGATCCCAATGTTCTAGTCGCATGATTTTGAGCAACCTTACCTGACAAATGCAAAGAACTGTTTTACCTCGTGCTTTAGTTTACgtgcaataaattaaaatcctACCCAAAGCTAGTGCGTTTCAGAGAGTGTCGCCGCCAGCCGTTTCGCGCATCTGTCAAAACGTTGATTCGGCTTGCTCTGGAGCAAAGTTTTAACAATCCCCCCACTTCCCAGCTGCACACAGTCGTTTTACGGCAATACGTCATTCACGGTCTTATTGCTCGTGGTCGcttggtggttggtggtggttctaagtattgtttttaaataaattgtaaCATAGTTTAGTGCAATATCGATGCGATGAGCTACAAGAGTAAGGGCAAGGATCGGGATtacgagagcagcagcagcaaatcgcGCAACAATGCCAGCGGGCTAAGCAAGGGCCGCGACAAAGAGCGTGACAGGAAAAGGTAAGCACGCGcgggggggtgggggaggtGTAACAGCACACTGCCTGTCCCCGCCCTGCGTTACGAGCATGGGTTGGAATGTGGCACACGATTTTAACCACCCCTTACACCTTCTTGCACACAGCGAACAGGAAAGCAAGGAGCGCCATTCGGAGAAGAGCGGCTCGTCCGGTGGGAAGGAGCGGCACCGTAGCCGCAGCCGGGAGCGCAGCAGCGACCGGCGGGACGGTGGCGGACGGCGCAGCAGCAAGGACCGGCACGGGGGCGGGCGCAGGCACAGCCGGACGCGGGACGACAGCCGGGAGCGGGACCACCGGAGGCACCGCGACCACCATCGGGACCGGGAGCGGCGCAGCCGCAGCCGCAGCCGGGACCGCAAGCACCGtagcggcggtggcggtggcggcagtggtggtggcggaggtGGTAGTAGCCGGGACGATCGGGACCATAGGCACCGGTCGCGCGAGCACGCGGACGATGGGCGCCGGGCGATGGaaagcagcggcggcggcggcggcggaggcggCCTGATGGACAGCCCAGACCGATACGACTACAAGAGCATCGAGTACACGCAGAACGTCATCTCGAACATGCTGATGACGGCGTCCACCGCGAACGATTTTGCTAAATTACTTAACAGTTAtaatcaacagcagcagatacaggcgcagcagcagcaaatccaGACGCAGCAGGCCCTGTTCGAGCAGCACAACGAGAACAGCTGCTCGTCGGTCGGTTCGAAAGGTATGTCGGCGCAAATGCTGGGCGACTTCACAGGTAAATGCAGGTTGGGGCGGGTGGGggtggtttccttttttgtgtttaagtTGGTGCAAATGGTCGAGCAGTTGAGCGATGCGTTTACGATCAATCTCGCATGATAGCAGCGGCATGGGAAGTTCGAATGAATCCGTGTTTAGACGTGTCGAGAAGCGCCGCAGTATCGGGTAACGTCAACATGTTCAAACATGATATGCTGCTGCCGGATACGGGATCGATCGCAAAAGTGTCCCGCTGTCTTTGGGATGAATAAGCAGATTTACTTCTCGTCGCAGAGCCGAGGTTTACTTAATTGAACAATTTTGTTTCTGTTCCAAGTGTCTTTTATACGaggttttttgtatgttttttttttttgagaaaattgttttgtttgtagggCAATTCTATAACAGTATGGGCACCTGAGCAGTGATTGAATAGAAGGATATGAAAGCATTTGTTTAACGCGGCATCGGTTGCCGTATATTGATGGCTAACAGATGCTGCAATGCAAAGGGAAAGATTGACAAAATAGTGTACATCAAACATATGGTGAGCAGCATATAAATTGTGCACAGCGGCCTGTGAGCTACCGAGAAGCTTGTTAAAAGTGTTTagattagttttattttagatGGTTTATATCCCAAAGGAGTTTTATTGTAAAGCGTGCTCTGTCCCAGACATGATAGCAGAAAGTTTCGGCAAACAGTTAGCGGAAACAATAGcaagtaatttaaaaaaaaaaacctcccttGAATATGAAAAGGCAGATACGGTAGCGTTGTGTGGCTCAACATTAACACTCCATCGCCCCTTTCCCTCGCTTGCTTCTAGGCGACAACGGCAACGGTACGCAGGCGATGTGCaacggcaacagcagcggTGGCGAGGGCGGCGATTCCGCCCGCCGGCGCAAGAAAAAGTCGCGCTGGGCCGGTAGCGACCATGACAAAACGTTCATCCCCGGCATGCCGACGGTGCTGCCGTCGACGCTGACGCCCGACCAGCAGGAAGCCTACCTAGGTTGGTACCATCTCTGACACAGgccctgtgtgtatgtgtgtgttaatcGAGTTTCCTCTTTCTACTTTCAGTGCAACTGCAAATCGAAGAGATCAGCCGCAAGCTGCGCACCGGCGACCTCATGATACCGCAGAATCCGGAGGAAAGGTTAGATTTTGCTTCCGGTGCTTAGTATGTTAACCGTGACCGAACCTTATTACAGCCTCCAGCCATTGGTCTCTTGCCTTGCTCCAACGTGTGCCTGTTCATGGCGCATGGTCCTGCTGGTGGAGTAGCACGATGTACTCCACCCGCTCTTCCCCTCCCTCTTGCTTTCGATAGGTTTCGTAAAGATTGCTCGAAGCGTGGGCGTCGCATCCCTTTTATTCGCTCGAGCTCTCGAGTGCATTTGCTACCTTCCTTTGTGGCAACCGGGGGACAAAATGTACTTCCGAATGCGTCTGTGCTTCGTTGTTCAAGCATGGCAATCAATCCGACAGAATTGAATTGTATGCTATTTACTCTTCAACGTGCTGCGGACCGACGCTTCTCGAAGGGAATTATTTGTCTGAATATTTTCTCGTATGTTGTTGGTACAGCCATGAGAATGGCTGAGGCTTTTTTTGGCATTCGCGATACTGTACTGTGTAGGAACTGTTCCgtgtttcttctgtttttgatttttttttaaattaatatgcCCTCTAGCCCACCGGAATCGTTCTGTTTTGTGTCTCGTGACGTCAGCTCGTCTCCTGCGGATCGGTGTTCCACCGATCTCCCCGCATTTCTGTGGAGTGAGACACGTAAGTGGACAAGCCTTAACGAACCATCCTCCCGTTTAAGCGATCGAGCCTTCGCCCGGTCGGTGCCTCGAATCCTTCATGCCGCCGCCCCACGTCGTCG from Anopheles coluzzii chromosome X, AcolN3, whole genome shotgun sequence includes:
- the LOC120954117 gene encoding longitudinals lacking protein, isoforms H/M/V-like, with protein sequence MQQVLWKKHFEELYGTVKDILHLHAYEDCTIVCEGELFRAHRFLLASVSPYFHKIFSQNETNTTVVLKDVSPHVMRIIMQFLYYGEATIFDGDLENVVAAAEHLDLIPVVAMLRNLGKEQQPAGHHRSAASYLGYDAIAPDQAATPPRLSVRSQYMAPHNRKRIAPDSDDEQLPERLSPVELTMAASRDLRDPSGAGAVQTPTSPQQHRPQATNPPPEQLSPGLQEGQASLREPDLPLATREATDSPHTTSQSSSVDERDKLWSYYDSVGLKLLTDSAQSTPLADADKRKATAGRAIVGSAGKSAPVTPGEKWYQGKLQFMLSQRGKPLLVHDGHSFGIQYIRKDKKYWQCNLSRKYNCKARVTTTDTGDIIVTNNEHCHTEIRQHLRKDYKTMKLAASLAANRGLSALPLLSPKSLTLANAFLQSTGAVDAASLCHSTSPNASHQSEPAQDSTGSLNLTINNWTIKRETGNYSE